One Bradyrhizobium sp. ISRA464 genomic window carries:
- the nirD gene encoding nitrite reductase small subunit NirD — translation MTGWIEIGALDEIPRLGSRVVRTPHGNIAVFRTESDEVFALDDRCPHKGGPLSQGIVHNKRVTCPLHNFVIELASGQAVAPDEGCTHTHPAKVENGVVWLSVRQTVPVS, via the coding sequence ATGACCGGCTGGATTGAAATCGGCGCGCTGGACGAGATTCCGCGGCTCGGCTCGCGTGTCGTCCGCACGCCTCACGGCAACATCGCGGTGTTCCGCACCGAGAGCGACGAGGTGTTCGCGCTCGACGACCGCTGCCCGCACAAGGGCGGGCCGCTGTCGCAGGGCATCGTGCACAACAAGCGGGTGACCTGTCCGCTGCACAATTTCGTCATCGAGCTGGCGAGCGGCCAGGCGGTCGCACCCGACGAGGGCTGCACGCACACGCATCCGGCCAAGGTCGAGAACGGCGTGGTGTGGCTGTCGGTTCGGCAGACGGTGCCGGTGAGCTGA
- a CDS encoding MFS transporter, with the protein MKFAEFRKAGHWPTLLAAFLYFDISFMAWVSLGPLIVYIARDMHLAVNEKFTLVAIPVLAGALLRVPMGLLADVIGAKRTGIIAQLVVIAATIAVWQFGLTSKLAIELFGVVLGIGGASFAVALPQASRWYPPQYQGVVMGIAGAGNMGVVLDTLLAPSIAEHWGWQAVFGCLLIPMVMVLAYYVAAAKDAPGERKPISLKAYGALLKDSDSRWFMFFYFITFGGFVGLANALPLYFTVQYHVSGVAAGLLVALIVAFGSGFRPVGGLIADRIGGIRALSILFGVVVAAYLVIAFMPEGPTAPAQSGWALTQMPRIAWISVLLFSIGVLALGMGNGAVFQLIPLRFRHEIGLMTGLVGCAGGVGGYFLAQTLGTAKAMTGGFGAGFLFFGVLALLGFIGLAMVKVRWRTTWGAVSGARV; encoded by the coding sequence ATGAAGTTTGCTGAATTCAGGAAGGCGGGTCACTGGCCGACGCTGCTGGCCGCTTTCCTGTACTTCGATATCAGTTTCATGGCGTGGGTCTCGCTCGGCCCGCTGATCGTCTATATCGCGCGCGACATGCACCTGGCCGTGAACGAGAAGTTCACGCTGGTTGCGATTCCCGTGCTGGCCGGCGCGCTGCTGCGGGTGCCGATGGGCCTGCTCGCCGACGTCATCGGCGCCAAGCGCACCGGCATCATCGCCCAGCTCGTCGTGATTGCCGCGACGATTGCGGTTTGGCAGTTCGGCTTGACCAGCAAGCTGGCGATCGAGCTGTTCGGCGTGGTGCTCGGCATCGGCGGCGCCTCGTTTGCCGTCGCCCTGCCCCAGGCCAGCCGCTGGTATCCGCCGCAATACCAGGGCGTCGTGATGGGCATTGCCGGCGCCGGCAATATGGGTGTCGTGCTCGACACCCTGCTCGCGCCGAGCATTGCCGAACATTGGGGCTGGCAGGCCGTGTTCGGCTGCCTTCTGATCCCGATGGTGATGGTGCTCGCCTATTACGTCGCCGCCGCCAAGGACGCACCGGGCGAGCGCAAGCCGATCTCGCTGAAGGCCTATGGCGCGTTGCTCAAAGATTCCGACAGCCGGTGGTTCATGTTCTTCTACTTCATCACCTTCGGCGGCTTCGTCGGGCTCGCCAACGCGCTGCCGCTCTATTTCACGGTGCAATATCATGTCTCCGGCGTCGCGGCGGGCCTGCTGGTGGCCTTGATCGTCGCCTTCGGATCAGGCTTCCGTCCCGTCGGCGGCCTGATCGCCGACCGCATCGGCGGCATCCGGGCGCTGTCGATCCTGTTCGGCGTCGTGGTCGCCGCCTATCTCGTGATCGCCTTCATGCCGGAAGGCCCGACGGCGCCGGCACAGAGCGGCTGGGCGCTGACCCAGATGCCCCGGATCGCCTGGATCTCGGTTCTCCTGTTCTCGATCGGCGTGCTGGCACTCGGCATGGGCAACGGTGCGGTGTTCCAGCTGATCCCGCTGCGCTTCCGTCACGAGATCGGCCTGATGACCGGCCTCGTCGGCTGTGCCGGCGGCGTCGGCGGCTACTTCCTGGCGCAGACGCTGGGCACCGCCAAGGCCATGACCGGCGGCTTCGGCGCCGGCTTCCTGTTCTTCGGTGTCCTGGCGTTGCTTGGCTTCATCGGACTTGCCATGGTCAAGGTCCGCTGGCGCACCACCTGGGGCGCGGTGTCGGGGGCGCGCGTGTAA
- a CDS encoding c-type cytochrome codes for MKQTWLVGAWLGCALVMGFVEAAHAQAASDPTDAGKAVFKRANCMGCHKWHGNGGGGYGGDALSLRKTELTREQIIETVSCGRPGTGMPFFVRGAYDTTKCYEMTRQDVGDRMPPEANVFLRPNEIEAVADYVLAHVKGKGEPTYDQCIAFFGEGSRVCNIYKEAGHAAAPSGQSDKAKP; via the coding sequence ATGAAGCAAACATGGCTGGTTGGCGCGTGGCTTGGCTGCGCGCTCGTGATGGGATTTGTGGAGGCCGCGCATGCGCAGGCGGCAAGCGATCCGACGGATGCAGGCAAGGCGGTGTTCAAGCGGGCAAACTGCATGGGTTGCCACAAGTGGCACGGCAACGGGGGCGGCGGCTATGGTGGCGACGCGCTGTCACTTCGGAAGACCGAGCTGACGCGCGAGCAGATCATCGAGACGGTCAGCTGCGGCCGGCCGGGCACCGGCATGCCATTCTTCGTGCGCGGCGCCTACGACACCACGAAATGCTACGAGATGACGCGCCAGGATGTCGGCGATCGCATGCCGCCGGAAGCCAACGTCTTCCTGCGGCCCAACGAGATCGAGGCCGTCGCCGACTACGTGCTGGCTCATGTCAAGGGCAAGGGCGAGCCGACCTATGACCAATGCATCGCGTTCTTCGGCGAGGGCTCGCGCGTTTGCAACATCTACAAGGAGGCCGGGCACGCCGCCGCGCCGTCCGGTCAGAGCGACAAGGCAAAACCATGA
- the nirB gene encoding nitrite reductase large subunit NirB, translated as MLDKVTKQKLVVIGNGMAGIRTVEALLERAPDLYDITVFGSEPYGNYNRILLSPVLAGEKTVDDIMLNTVDWYEDNNITLRKGETVTMIDRRTCEVVTEAGDRVPYDRLLIATGSNPIMLPLPGKDLPGVIGFRDIYDVDRMIKASTTYQSAVVIGGGLLGLEAANGLMKRGMNVTVVHLLDTLMERQLDPVAGGLLRKSLEERGMAFKMPAQTQAILGEDRVTGVRFADGTELPADLVVMAVGIRPNFELAKKAGLYCERGIVVSDTMQTYDGRIYAVGECVQHRRQTYGLVAPLFDQAKVCANHLAMKGFATYDGSVTSTKLKVTGIDLFSAGDFAPGPDKEEIVLQDANRGVYKRIILKDKKIVGAVLYGDTIDGPWYFQHLRDGTDVSHMRERLVFGAANLGDGGVSGQSSVAAMSDETEICGCNGVCKGAIVKAITDKKLFTLDDVRAHTKASSSCGSCTGLVEQVLAFTLGGDYSAAPKVKPLCKCTDHSHDDVRRVIVEQQLKTIPAVMRFMEWKTLNGCHSCRPALNYYLLATWPGEYRDDQQSRFINERVHANIQKDGTYSVVPRMWGGVTTPSELRAIADVAEKFNIPTVKVTGGQRIDLLGVKKEDLPAVWADLNDAGMVSGHAYAKGLRTVKTCVGSEWCRFGTQDSTGLGIKLEKFMWGSWTPAKVKLAVSGCPRNCAEATCKDVGVVCVDSGYEIHFAGAAGLHIKGTEFLTKVETEDEALEVIVALTQLYREEGWYLERMYKWCDRVGLDQIRKRVVDDVTNRKALFGRFAYSQQFAQTDPWAERASRGVDRNEFAPLAELEIA; from the coding sequence ATGCTCGACAAGGTGACGAAGCAAAAGCTGGTTGTGATCGGCAATGGGATGGCCGGCATCCGCACCGTGGAGGCGCTGCTCGAACGCGCGCCCGATCTGTACGACATCACGGTGTTCGGTTCGGAACCCTACGGCAACTACAACCGCATCCTGCTGTCTCCGGTGCTCGCCGGCGAGAAGACCGTCGACGACATCATGCTCAACACCGTCGACTGGTACGAGGACAACAACATCACGCTGCGCAAGGGCGAGACGGTCACCATGATCGATCGTCGCACCTGCGAGGTCGTCACCGAGGCCGGGGATCGCGTTCCCTACGACCGCTTGCTGATCGCGACGGGCTCAAATCCGATCATGCTGCCGCTGCCGGGCAAGGACCTGCCGGGCGTGATCGGCTTCCGCGACATCTACGATGTCGATCGCATGATCAAGGCCTCGACCACCTATCAAAGCGCGGTCGTGATCGGCGGCGGCCTGCTGGGTCTCGAAGCCGCCAACGGGCTGATGAAGCGCGGCATGAACGTCACGGTCGTGCATCTGCTCGACACGCTGATGGAGCGCCAGCTCGATCCGGTCGCCGGCGGACTGCTGCGCAAGTCGCTGGAAGAGCGCGGCATGGCGTTCAAGATGCCGGCGCAGACGCAGGCGATCCTGGGCGAGGACCGCGTCACCGGCGTCCGCTTCGCCGACGGTACCGAGCTCCCGGCCGATCTCGTGGTGATGGCGGTCGGTATCCGTCCGAACTTCGAGCTCGCGAAGAAGGCAGGGCTTTATTGCGAGCGGGGCATCGTCGTCTCCGACACCATGCAGACCTATGACGGCCGCATCTATGCGGTCGGCGAATGCGTGCAGCACCGCCGCCAGACCTACGGTCTCGTCGCGCCGCTGTTCGACCAGGCCAAGGTCTGCGCCAACCACCTCGCGATGAAGGGCTTTGCCACCTATGACGGCTCGGTCACCTCGACCAAGCTGAAGGTCACCGGCATCGACCTGTTCTCGGCCGGCGACTTCGCGCCGGGGCCGGACAAGGAGGAGATCGTGCTGCAGGACGCCAATCGCGGCGTCTACAAGCGCATCATCCTGAAGGACAAGAAGATCGTCGGCGCCGTGCTCTATGGCGACACCATCGACGGTCCCTGGTACTTCCAGCATCTGCGCGACGGCACCGACGTCTCGCATATGCGCGAGCGCCTGGTGTTCGGCGCGGCCAATCTCGGCGACGGCGGCGTCAGCGGCCAGAGCTCGGTTGCCGCGATGAGCGACGAGACCGAGATCTGCGGTTGCAACGGCGTCTGCAAGGGCGCGATCGTCAAGGCGATCACCGACAAGAAGCTGTTCACGCTCGACGATGTCCGCGCCCATACCAAGGCATCGTCGTCCTGCGGCTCCTGCACCGGCTTGGTCGAACAGGTGCTGGCGTTCACGCTGGGCGGCGACTACTCGGCGGCGCCGAAGGTCAAGCCGCTGTGCAAATGCACCGATCACAGCCACGACGACGTTCGCCGCGTCATCGTCGAGCAGCAGCTCAAGACCATCCCCGCCGTGATGCGCTTCATGGAATGGAAGACGCTGAACGGCTGCCATTCCTGCCGCCCGGCGCTGAACTACTATCTGCTCGCGACCTGGCCCGGCGAGTATCGCGACGACCAGCAGTCGCGCTTCATCAACGAGCGCGTCCACGCCAACATCCAGAAGGACGGCACCTATTCGGTGGTGCCGCGGATGTGGGGCGGCGTCACCACGCCAAGCGAGCTGCGCGCCATTGCCGACGTCGCCGAGAAGTTCAACATCCCGACGGTGAAGGTCACCGGCGGCCAGCGCATCGATCTGCTTGGCGTCAAGAAGGAAGACCTGCCGGCGGTGTGGGCTGACCTCAACGATGCCGGCATGGTGTCGGGCCACGCCTACGCCAAGGGGCTGCGCACGGTGAAGACCTGCGTCGGCTCGGAATGGTGCCGCTTCGGCACTCAGGACTCCACCGGCCTCGGCATCAAGCTCGAGAAGTTCATGTGGGGCTCGTGGACGCCGGCCAAGGTCAAGCTCGCGGTGTCCGGCTGTCCGCGCAACTGCGCGGAGGCGACCTGCAAGGACGTCGGCGTGGTCTGTGTCGACTCCGGCTACGAGATCCATTTCGCCGGCGCGGCCGGACTGCACATCAAGGGCACCGAGTTCCTGACCAAGGTCGAGACCGAGGACGAGGCGCTCGAGGTGATCGTGGCCCTGACCCAGCTCTACCGCGAGGAGGGCTGGTATCTCGAGCGGATGTACAAATGGTGCGACCGCGTCGGGCTCGATCAGATCAGGAAGCGCGTCGTCGACGACGTCACGAACCGCAAGGCGCTGTTCGGACGCTTCGCCTATTCGCAGCAGTTCGCGCAGACCGACCCGTGGGCCGAACGCGCCAGCCGCGGCGTCGACCGCAATGAATTCGCACCGCTTGCCGAATTGGAGATCGCATGA
- a CDS encoding NUDIX domain-containing protein, producing the protein MVQRPKTESEPFPGSWALPGGFVDIAGDRDLEACAVRKLKDKTGVVSPYLEQLGSWGSATRDPRGWSATHAYFALLPEQAAGRVLAATRSGSRSMAKRSSRGLPSTMPRFCRPRSSVCAARSNTPRCRPI; encoded by the coding sequence CTGGTTCAACGCCCGAAGACGGAAAGCGAGCCGTTTCCAGGGTCTTGGGCCTTGCCTGGCGGGTTCGTCGATATCGCCGGCGATCGCGACCTGGAGGCCTGCGCGGTGCGGAAGCTGAAGGACAAGACCGGCGTCGTCAGTCCCTATCTGGAGCAGCTCGGGAGCTGGGGCAGCGCCACGAGGGATCCGCGCGGCTGGTCGGCCACCCACGCCTATTTCGCGCTGCTGCCCGAGCAGGCGGCGGGCCGTGTATTGGCGGCGACGCGCAGTGGTTCGCGGTCGATGGCGAAAAGGTCAAGCCGCGGCTTGCCCTCGACCATGCCGAGGTTCTGCAGGCCGCGGTCCAGCGTCTGCGCAGCAAGGTCGAATACACCTCGCTGCCGGCCTATCTGA
- a CDS encoding copper chaperone PCu(A)C yields the protein MRMLQCVVACRTTTIALPLFCLISAFGIVHGAAARESLQIVDARVPAADKEGGDLPLTMTIRNEADSADALLRVRCPVANFSERHTVDRGEGAPAMRSIPNIPVPAKGTLELKRDGYHVMLLQLRQALAPGETFKCAIVFQKAGTIETEVMVQK from the coding sequence ATGCGGATGCTGCAGTGCGTGGTTGCGTGCAGAACAACAACGATCGCGCTGCCATTATTCTGCCTGATCAGCGCGTTCGGAATTGTGCATGGCGCGGCCGCGCGCGAATCCTTGCAGATCGTGGACGCGCGCGTGCCGGCGGCCGACAAAGAGGGTGGGGACCTTCCCTTGACGATGACGATCAGGAACGAGGCCGACAGCGCCGACGCACTGCTTCGCGTCCGCTGTCCGGTCGCGAATTTTTCCGAGCGTCATACCGTCGACCGCGGCGAAGGCGCGCCCGCCATGCGTTCGATCCCGAACATCCCCGTCCCCGCCAAGGGAACGCTCGAGCTGAAGCGCGACGGCTACCACGTCATGCTGCTCCAGTTGCGTCAGGCGCTCGCGCCCGGCGAGACGTTCAAATGCGCAATCGTTTTTCAGAAAGCTGGAACAATCGAGACGGAGGTGATGGTCCAGAAGTGA
- a CDS encoding PQQ-dependent dehydrogenase, methanol/ethanol family, which produces MTRLNWVKSHMLAAAVASAATIAGSFAFAEDVSQERLLNADKEAGNWLHHHKDYSANRFSTLTEINHDNVKNLKVAWTMALGGVEGGGIWSHGGLEGTPIVENGFMYVTDGWGSVYKIDAHGGKGVLLWKMDPKTDHDWAGAVACCGVDNRGVALWSNLVISHTLDGRLIATNKETGQVVWQRQVADPDKGEVITGAPLIVKDMAITGVAGAEYGIRGWIAATDLKTQKEVWRTHTIPGKDDPGHETWKDDKSAAATGGGSTWVTGSYDPSTNTIIWGVGNPGPDWDNEYRPGDNLYTDSSLALDADTGKIKWHYQHTPNDPYDYDSVAENVLADVPGPNNTTLKLALEADRNGFAYAIDRTTGKFIWGLPFVKKVNWTKGLDPESGKPVEYDAKQGVQRYNVSVTPSRQNKVTDICPGNMGGKNWPPTAYNPNLKLWYIPVIESCNRITVEEMTPDKFKPREFFTGGGPSQPVKITGSVTAIDVTTGKVAGKAETQFPNLGGILATPDLVFSGQPSGEVIAYDAKSLQKLWEFNTGGGVNAPPMTFSVDGKQYVAILVGLGGAWDKWFIDATPELKKMQPGSMLYVFAL; this is translated from the coding sequence ATGACGAGGTTGAATTGGGTTAAATCCCATATGCTCGCAGCGGCGGTAGCATCCGCTGCGACCATCGCCGGCTCTTTCGCGTTCGCGGAAGACGTCAGCCAGGAGCGACTGCTCAATGCTGACAAGGAAGCCGGCAACTGGCTGCACCATCATAAAGACTACTCGGCCAACCGGTTCTCGACCCTAACCGAGATCAATCATGACAACGTCAAGAACCTGAAGGTCGCCTGGACCATGGCGCTCGGTGGCGTCGAGGGCGGCGGAATCTGGTCGCATGGCGGACTGGAAGGGACTCCGATCGTCGAAAACGGATTCATGTACGTCACCGACGGCTGGGGCTCAGTCTACAAGATCGATGCCCATGGTGGCAAAGGCGTGCTGCTCTGGAAGATGGATCCCAAGACCGACCACGATTGGGCCGGCGCAGTCGCGTGCTGCGGCGTCGACAACCGCGGCGTCGCGCTGTGGAGCAACCTCGTCATCTCGCACACGCTCGACGGCCGCCTAATCGCAACCAACAAGGAGACCGGGCAGGTCGTCTGGCAGCGTCAGGTCGCCGATCCCGACAAGGGTGAGGTCATCACCGGTGCGCCGCTGATCGTCAAGGATATGGCGATCACGGGCGTGGCCGGCGCCGAATACGGCATTCGCGGCTGGATCGCTGCGACCGACCTGAAGACCCAGAAGGAGGTCTGGCGGACGCACACGATCCCGGGCAAGGACGATCCCGGCCACGAGACCTGGAAGGACGACAAGAGCGCCGCCGCAACCGGCGGTGGATCCACCTGGGTCACCGGCAGCTACGACCCGTCGACCAACACGATCATCTGGGGCGTCGGCAACCCCGGCCCGGACTGGGATAATGAATACCGGCCCGGCGACAATCTCTATACCGACAGCTCGCTCGCGCTCGATGCCGACACCGGCAAGATCAAGTGGCATTACCAGCACACGCCGAATGATCCCTACGACTATGACAGCGTGGCGGAAAACGTGCTGGCCGATGTTCCCGGCCCGAACAACACGACGCTGAAGCTCGCGCTCGAGGCCGATCGCAACGGCTTCGCCTATGCGATCGACCGCACCACCGGCAAGTTCATCTGGGGCCTGCCGTTCGTGAAGAAGGTGAACTGGACCAAGGGCCTCGATCCGGAGTCGGGCAAGCCGGTGGAGTACGATGCGAAGCAGGGCGTGCAGCGCTATAATGTGTCGGTCACGCCGAGCCGTCAGAACAAGGTGACGGACATCTGCCCCGGCAACATGGGCGGCAAGAACTGGCCGCCGACTGCGTATAATCCGAACCTGAAGCTCTGGTACATCCCCGTCATCGAGAGCTGCAACCGGATCACGGTCGAGGAGATGACGCCGGACAAGTTCAAGCCGCGCGAATTCTTCACCGGTGGTGGACCGAGCCAACCGGTCAAGATCACCGGCAGCGTGACCGCGATCGACGTCACCACCGGCAAGGTGGCGGGGAAGGCGGAGACGCAGTTCCCGAACCTCGGCGGCATCCTGGCGACGCCTGACCTCGTGTTCTCCGGACAGCCGTCTGGCGAGGTGATCGCCTATGACGCGAAGTCCTTGCAGAAGCTCTGGGAGTTCAACACCGGCGGCGGTGTCAACGCGCCGCCGATGACGTTCTCGGTCGACGGCAAGCAGTACGTCGCGATCCTGGTCGGTCTCGGCGGTGCCTGGGACAAGTGGTTCATCGACGCCACGCCCGAGCTGAAGAAGATGCAGCCCGGCTCGATGCTCTACGTGTTCGCCCTTTGA
- a CDS encoding bifunctional protein-serine/threonine kinase/phosphatase gives MANGSQRDLGVRVGFASETGKRAANEDYVAACLGRSGGISADVVAAVADGVGGHKGGREAAEVAVRSFIDAYYSLPETLGVRRRAARALEAANGWIYSQGRVDAARSGMACAFSSIVLSRRQCHIIHIGDTRAYRLSEGRLERLTQDHIAGRGDLAHMLSRAIGFEEFARFDYLTVGLRQHDRLVICSDGVHGALGDVSIQQLLEQRTPPEESARAIVEAALAADGSDNATALVLDIVDLPPADRDELTHAIAALPILDLPASGDVIDDFVLGDVLSDGRYSRLFRAVDKRAGREVVLKFPHPRVAGEGSYRLAFVREAWVAARVRSLWIGEIIELPAERQTRLYSAMPLYDGETLEQRLKRAPRLSLAEGIGIATKLVRAVTALHRAGIIHRDIKPDNVILLKDGGLRLVDLGVARVPLLEDFPAEDIPGTASYMAPELFGGTAGNEASDLFALGVTVYRMFTANYPFGEIEPFSRPRFGKPAPLSRYRPDLPAWLDAVIGKAISVEPAHRYGDAIEFAHELENGATWAGPAVASRKSLHDRDPVTFWKVLCAILAVIIVVLLARH, from the coding sequence GTGGCGAACGGCTCGCAACGGGATCTCGGAGTTCGCGTCGGTTTCGCCAGCGAGACCGGCAAGCGCGCCGCCAATGAGGACTATGTCGCGGCCTGCCTCGGCCGGTCGGGCGGCATCAGTGCCGACGTGGTCGCGGCCGTGGCCGACGGCGTCGGCGGCCACAAGGGTGGACGCGAGGCCGCCGAGGTCGCCGTCCGCAGCTTCATCGACGCCTATTATTCCCTGCCGGAGACGCTCGGCGTCCGCCGACGCGCCGCACGCGCGCTGGAGGCCGCGAACGGTTGGATCTACAGCCAGGGCCGCGTCGATGCCGCGCGCAGCGGCATGGCCTGCGCTTTCTCGTCGATCGTGCTGTCGCGGCGGCAATGTCACATCATTCATATCGGCGACACCCGCGCCTACCGTTTGAGCGAGGGGCGGCTGGAGCGGCTGACGCAGGATCACATCGCCGGCCGCGGCGATCTCGCGCACATGCTCAGCCGCGCCATCGGCTTCGAGGAATTCGCGCGGTTCGACTACTTGACCGTGGGGCTCCGGCAGCATGACCGGCTCGTCATCTGCAGCGATGGCGTGCACGGAGCGCTCGGCGATGTCAGCATCCAGCAATTGCTCGAGCAACGCACACCGCCGGAAGAGTCGGCGCGCGCCATTGTCGAGGCCGCACTCGCCGCTGATGGCAGCGACAACGCCACCGCGCTGGTGCTCGACATTGTGGACCTGCCGCCGGCGGACCGCGACGAACTCACCCATGCGATCGCCGCGCTGCCGATCCTCGACCTGCCCGCGTCAGGCGACGTCATCGACGATTTCGTGCTCGGCGATGTTCTGTCCGACGGCCGCTACAGCCGCCTGTTCAGGGCCGTCGACAAGCGGGCCGGCCGCGAAGTCGTGCTGAAATTTCCCCACCCGCGCGTTGCCGGCGAAGGCTCCTACCGCCTCGCCTTCGTGCGCGAGGCCTGGGTTGCCGCGCGGGTGCGCAGCCTGTGGATCGGCGAGATCATCGAACTGCCGGCGGAGCGGCAGACGCGACTCTATTCGGCGATGCCGCTCTATGACGGCGAGACGCTGGAGCAGCGCCTCAAGCGCGCGCCGCGACTATCGCTCGCCGAGGGGATCGGGATTGCGACCAAGCTCGTGCGCGCGGTCACGGCGCTGCACCGCGCCGGCATCATCCATCGCGACATCAAGCCCGACAATGTGATCCTGCTGAAGGACGGCGGCCTGCGCCTGGTCGACCTCGGGGTTGCGCGCGTGCCGCTGCTCGAGGATTTTCCGGCCGAGGACATCCCGGGCACCGCGAGCTACATGGCCCCCGAACTGTTCGGCGGCACGGCGGGCAACGAAGCGTCCGATCTGTTTGCGCTCGGCGTCACCGTCTACCGGATGTTCACGGCGAATTATCCGTTCGGCGAGATCGAACCATTCTCGCGGCCGCGCTTCGGCAAGCCCGCGCCCCTGTCACGCTACCGCCCGGACCTGCCGGCCTGGCTCGACGCGGTAATCGGCAAGGCGATCAGCGTCGAGCCCGCGCACCGCTACGGCGATGCCATCGAGTTTGCCCATGAGCTGGAAAACGGCGCCACCTGGGCCGGGCCCGCGGTGGCGAGCCGCAAATCGCTGCACGACCGCGATCCCGTGACATTCTGGAAGGTGCTGTGCGCCATTCTCGCCGTGATCATCGTGGTGCTTCTGGCGCGGCATTAG